In Heyndrickxia vini, the sequence ATATAGCTGGCTATTTGTGTCAATTCCTTGATTGTACGCTTTATACAACTGATCATGTGCTTTATAGCGATCCTGCATTAAATGATAAAGTTCCATTGCTTCTGTTTTGACTTTTTCTGTTTCAATTTTATTTATTTGATTTTTCATTTTAGAAAATTCTTTTTTAGATGAAAGAATTGATTCTTGCTCAAGTTCCATTCTTTCTTTCCGTTTTGCTAAATTATCTAAAGCAGAATCGGATAATTCCACAATTTTATCCATGTTACTCGTTTCAAGATTTATAATCTTATCAAAAATCTTTTTTTCTTGCGATTCCAATTCCTTTAGCGGTTTTTGTTGCTTATTAAATTCTTTTTCCTTTGCTACCGTTT encodes:
- a CDS encoding YkyA family protein, encoding MTRLRIIFICLIVIAILSGCQESPEEKIYQILEKTVAKEKEFNKQQKPLKELESQEKKIFDKIINLETSNMDKIVELSDSALDNLAKRKERMELEQESILSSKKEFSKMKNQINKIETEKVKTEAMELYHLMQDRYKAHDQLYKAYNQGIDTNSQLYKMLKRKDLPMEDLERQITLTNQAYSEVLKMNKLFNDRTKKFNENKIEFYQDAHIKID